From a single Capsicum annuum cultivar UCD-10X-F1 chromosome 12, UCD10Xv1.1, whole genome shotgun sequence genomic region:
- the LOC107856699 gene encoding uncharacterized protein LOC107856699 isoform X2 has translation MSLSSFLLLLPSPPTYKLYSFHNINNNINGWPISIHQPHRFSCRVVKDSNRTELSTEDAAAMENSDGDKLVDGMNFGELCNEFECISSPSVEATARQLVRDILELREGNRALGTFAVAVNYKDPVRSFMGREKYRRPLWITDALQNPKTSVQEMVMLSTSVLNIKWTVKGKPKFILASIGGDLIIKVSSRFSLNQISGQVVEHEEQWDLSGSSIIAQAYFWASRRLFATVEAGKDVADFVKDLSSKSAKENKNMDVYPDPYGDPAKFFQRDDSFQRDFYQIALLLAVIYFVVQFLKTTL, from the exons ATGAgcctttcttcttttcttcttcttcttccttctcctCCCACTTACAAACTTTATTCCTTCCacaacattaataataatattaatggcTGGCCTATTTCCATTCATCAACCCCATAGGTTTTCCTGCCGAG TCGTCAAGGACTCCAATAGAACAGAGTTATCTACGGAAGATGCAGCAGCAATGGAAAATTCGGATGGTGATAAGCTGGTAGATGGAATGAATTTTGGGGAACTTTGCAATGAATTTGAATGCATTAGCAGCCCCTCTGTTGAAGCTACTGCTAGGCAGCTTGTTCGAGATATTCTTGAACTTCGTGAAGGCAATCGTGCCCTTGGTACCTTTGCTGTGGCTGTCAACTACAAG GATCCAGTGAGAAGTTTCATGGGGCGAGAGAAGTACAGGAGACCATTGTGGATAACTGATGCACTACAAAATCCTAAAACG AGTGTGCAAGAAATGGTGATGTTGTCAACAAGTGTGCTGAATATTAAGTGGACAGTAAAAGGAAAACCAAAGTTTATACTTGCTAGCATCGGAGGGGATCTGATCATCAAAGTGAGTTCAAGATTCAGTTTGAATCAAATAAGTGGGCAAGTAGTTGAGCATGAAGAGCAGTGGGATTTATCCGGATCATCTATCATTGCTCAAGCTTATTTCTGGGCATCGCGACGACTCTTTGCAACAGTTGAAGCGGGAAAAGATGTTGCTGATTTTGTGAAGGACTTGAGTTCTAAATCTGCTAAAGAGAATAAAAACATGGATGTCTATCCCGACCCTTATGGTGATCCAGCAAAG TTCTTTCAAAGGGATGACAGTTTCCAGAGGGATTTTTACCAAATTGCATTGCTGCTGGCAGTTATATATTTTGTCGTACAGTTCTTGAAGACGACTTTATGA
- the LOC107856699 gene encoding uncharacterized protein LOC107856699 isoform X1 — translation MSLSSFLLLLPSPPTYKLYSFHNINNNINGWPISIHQPHRFSCRVVKDSNRTELSTEDAAAMENSDGDKLVDGMNFGELCNEFECISSPSVEATARQLVRDILELREGNRALGTFAVAVNYKVDPVRSFMGREKYRRPLWITDALQNPKTSVQEMVMLSTSVLNIKWTVKGKPKFILASIGGDLIIKVSSRFSLNQISGQVVEHEEQWDLSGSSIIAQAYFWASRRLFATVEAGKDVADFVKDLSSKSAKENKNMDVYPDPYGDPAKFFQRDDSFQRDFYQIALLLAVIYFVVQFLKTTL, via the exons ATGAgcctttcttcttttcttcttcttcttccttctcctCCCACTTACAAACTTTATTCCTTCCacaacattaataataatattaatggcTGGCCTATTTCCATTCATCAACCCCATAGGTTTTCCTGCCGAG TCGTCAAGGACTCCAATAGAACAGAGTTATCTACGGAAGATGCAGCAGCAATGGAAAATTCGGATGGTGATAAGCTGGTAGATGGAATGAATTTTGGGGAACTTTGCAATGAATTTGAATGCATTAGCAGCCCCTCTGTTGAAGCTACTGCTAGGCAGCTTGTTCGAGATATTCTTGAACTTCGTGAAGGCAATCGTGCCCTTGGTACCTTTGCTGTGGCTGTCAACTACAAGGTA GATCCAGTGAGAAGTTTCATGGGGCGAGAGAAGTACAGGAGACCATTGTGGATAACTGATGCACTACAAAATCCTAAAACG AGTGTGCAAGAAATGGTGATGTTGTCAACAAGTGTGCTGAATATTAAGTGGACAGTAAAAGGAAAACCAAAGTTTATACTTGCTAGCATCGGAGGGGATCTGATCATCAAAGTGAGTTCAAGATTCAGTTTGAATCAAATAAGTGGGCAAGTAGTTGAGCATGAAGAGCAGTGGGATTTATCCGGATCATCTATCATTGCTCAAGCTTATTTCTGGGCATCGCGACGACTCTTTGCAACAGTTGAAGCGGGAAAAGATGTTGCTGATTTTGTGAAGGACTTGAGTTCTAAATCTGCTAAAGAGAATAAAAACATGGATGTCTATCCCGACCCTTATGGTGATCCAGCAAAG TTCTTTCAAAGGGATGACAGTTTCCAGAGGGATTTTTACCAAATTGCATTGCTGCTGGCAGTTATATATTTTGTCGTACAGTTCTTGAAGACGACTTTATGA
- the LOC107856699 gene encoding uncharacterized protein LOC107856699 isoform X4: MSLSSFLLLLPSPPTYKLYSFHNINNNINGWPISIHQPHRFSCRVVKDSNRTELSTEDAAAMENSDGDKLVDGMNFGELCNEFECISSPSVEATARQLVRDILELREGNRALGTFAVAVNYKDPVRSFMGREKYRRPLWITDALQNPKTSVQEMVMLSTSVLNIKWTVKGKPKFILASIGGDLIIKVSSRFSLNQISGQVVEHEEQWDLSGSSIIAQAYFWASRRLFATVEAGKDVADFVKDLSSKSAKENKNMDVYPDPYGDPAKSNTIT; the protein is encoded by the exons ATGAgcctttcttcttttcttcttcttcttccttctcctCCCACTTACAAACTTTATTCCTTCCacaacattaataataatattaatggcTGGCCTATTTCCATTCATCAACCCCATAGGTTTTCCTGCCGAG TCGTCAAGGACTCCAATAGAACAGAGTTATCTACGGAAGATGCAGCAGCAATGGAAAATTCGGATGGTGATAAGCTGGTAGATGGAATGAATTTTGGGGAACTTTGCAATGAATTTGAATGCATTAGCAGCCCCTCTGTTGAAGCTACTGCTAGGCAGCTTGTTCGAGATATTCTTGAACTTCGTGAAGGCAATCGTGCCCTTGGTACCTTTGCTGTGGCTGTCAACTACAAG GATCCAGTGAGAAGTTTCATGGGGCGAGAGAAGTACAGGAGACCATTGTGGATAACTGATGCACTACAAAATCCTAAAACG AGTGTGCAAGAAATGGTGATGTTGTCAACAAGTGTGCTGAATATTAAGTGGACAGTAAAAGGAAAACCAAAGTTTATACTTGCTAGCATCGGAGGGGATCTGATCATCAAAGTGAGTTCAAGATTCAGTTTGAATCAAATAAGTGGGCAAGTAGTTGAGCATGAAGAGCAGTGGGATTTATCCGGATCATCTATCATTGCTCAAGCTTATTTCTGGGCATCGCGACGACTCTTTGCAACAGTTGAAGCGGGAAAAGATGTTGCTGATTTTGTGAAGGACTTGAGTTCTAAATCTGCTAAAGAGAATAAAAACATGGATGTCTATCCCGACCCTTATGGTGATCCAGCAAAG TCAAATAccatcacataa
- the LOC107856699 gene encoding uncharacterized protein LOC107856699 isoform X3, with amino-acid sequence MSLSSFLLLLPSPPTYKLYSFHNINNNINGWPISIHQPHRFSCRVVKDSNRTELSTEDAAAMENSDGDKLVDGMNFGELCNEFECISSPSVEATARQLVRDILELREGNRALGTFAVAVNYKVDPVRSFMGREKYRRPLWITDALQNPKTSVQEMVMLSTSVLNIKWTVKGKPKFILASIGGDLIIKVSSRFSLNQISGQVVEHEEQWDLSGSSIIAQAYFWASRRLFATVEAGKDVADFVKDLSSKSAKENKNMDVYPDPYGDPAKSNTIT; translated from the exons ATGAgcctttcttcttttcttcttcttcttccttctcctCCCACTTACAAACTTTATTCCTTCCacaacattaataataatattaatggcTGGCCTATTTCCATTCATCAACCCCATAGGTTTTCCTGCCGAG TCGTCAAGGACTCCAATAGAACAGAGTTATCTACGGAAGATGCAGCAGCAATGGAAAATTCGGATGGTGATAAGCTGGTAGATGGAATGAATTTTGGGGAACTTTGCAATGAATTTGAATGCATTAGCAGCCCCTCTGTTGAAGCTACTGCTAGGCAGCTTGTTCGAGATATTCTTGAACTTCGTGAAGGCAATCGTGCCCTTGGTACCTTTGCTGTGGCTGTCAACTACAAGGTA GATCCAGTGAGAAGTTTCATGGGGCGAGAGAAGTACAGGAGACCATTGTGGATAACTGATGCACTACAAAATCCTAAAACG AGTGTGCAAGAAATGGTGATGTTGTCAACAAGTGTGCTGAATATTAAGTGGACAGTAAAAGGAAAACCAAAGTTTATACTTGCTAGCATCGGAGGGGATCTGATCATCAAAGTGAGTTCAAGATTCAGTTTGAATCAAATAAGTGGGCAAGTAGTTGAGCATGAAGAGCAGTGGGATTTATCCGGATCATCTATCATTGCTCAAGCTTATTTCTGGGCATCGCGACGACTCTTTGCAACAGTTGAAGCGGGAAAAGATGTTGCTGATTTTGTGAAGGACTTGAGTTCTAAATCTGCTAAAGAGAATAAAAACATGGATGTCTATCCCGACCCTTATGGTGATCCAGCAAAG TCAAATAccatcacataa